TGAGCTGAGTATAAAACTAGATATAAGCAAGTTAAAAGTTAAAAGGCAAAAGGCAAAAACATAGATTTCTGCCGATAATTCTTGCTGCAAGTAAATACTATTACAAAGATTTTAACAATGAGAATCTCAACTTTGCCTGCACAGAAGATAAAAATATCTCAATCGCTTTCTGAAAAGCTACAAAAGATTTTTCAAGGTGTAATTTACGCTTTAACTCGCGGTCATGAATTGCAAGTTTGGCGCAAAAAAGACCGTAATGGTAACGCTTACTGGCAAGCATTCGATCCAAAAACCCGTAGATCTACTAGTCTCAGTTCCGAAGCAGAAATGCGAATTTGGATCGAGCAACGCTACTACAACTCTGATTAAATCACTGGAAGGTTTGGTTCGGCAATTGCTTTCTGATGGCATGAGAAATCGGGGAAAAATCGCTCGTATCGAAGTACCGACGGGTTTACCTAGATTATCTATTTGCCTACAGGTATTTCGGGTGAAACCCGCCCCTACAGCCATAAATTTGGATAAACATGGAACTCCTCATTACTTACTCAATTGTCCACGTTTGTTTGGTAGCTGTATCTTGGCTAACAACCCACGCAGAAAACCGTCCTATTTCCCCACCTACTCGCTACCTTGGGGGTAAAATTATTTCTGCTGAAATTGCGATCGCACCACGAAAAAATAGATTTTGGTTTTAACAACCTTGCATCACAACCAAAATACCTTTTGCGCCCTTACTTTGCGTCTTTGCGTCTAACGCTACGCTAACGGCTTCGCCTTCGCTATCGCTAACGCCTACGGCTGATGCGTGACATTTCAACCAGAATCCACAACTGGCAACAACAACCTTGAAGCGCGATCGCCACCACACTCAACTCTCAAAGTCACAACTTCAGCATCCATCAACCGCGTGCTACCCAAAGGCGAACCCGTACCAGGATTCATTGGATAAGCCGGAAAACAAGCCGCACTCAAACTCAACCGCAAAGCATTCCCCTTTCTAATACACACACACGTCGCTTGCAGAGACATTTTTAAAGGTCGATCTTGCCCTGACGCAACATGAATGTAACCCTGAGTCAGGTTATATACACTCCCATTCGGATGTACCTCAGAAACCACCGCACACAGATCGTGGCTGGGCGTATCCACACTGCACCAAATCTCAGCCATCACCTCCCCCGCCAAATGCAAATCTGTAGTTAAGGGCGCAGTAGTATACGTCAAAACATCAGTCCGACAGTCAATTTGCGATCGCTCAAACGATCCTGCGGGTACGACTGCGTGACCCCCTAACGCTGGCACGGGTCGCCAAGGGTCGTGAACGAAAACATCTGAAGCATAGGATTCGGGACAAGATTCGCTTAGCATTCCTGAGTCTTCTCGAATACTTGCCAATCCGGTGCTTGACAAAAAATACGATCTCTGGTTTGATTTACTTATCATGGGAAAAGCTTGCCACATATTAGCTCCCATCTCAAACCAACGAATCGGTAACTCTGCTTCTAAGCCCGTATCCAAACCCTTTAAAAACCGATCGAACCAACGGATTTGCATCTCATCTACAGGACTGACAGCTTCCAGTCCGTAATCAACTGCACCGACTTTGCGCGACCAAGGTAAATGCGCCCAAGGTCCCACGAGCAATTGCTGGCGATATTGACTCCGTTCTGACATATCTTTGTACAAACGCAGCGTCCCGCGCAGGTATGTATCGAACCAGCCGCCGATATGAAACATCGGTAGATCGACATGTTGCAAATAGCGCTGAGGCGAAATTTCCTGCCAGTAGTCATCATCTTGGGAGTGTTCCAACCACTCATGATAGAAAGCATTAGGCGCGAATTTACGCAAGCACTCATTTAAACTGGGGACGCGATCGTAGACAGATATATCTTGAGCCGCAGCATAAAGAGTGTAGTGTGCCGCAACATCGCCCTGTATTCTGGCAGATTCGGCAGCGAGTTGAATTGCCCAGCCCAAATTCGTTTGCAAGCAAAACGCCCCACCCTCGTATACCCAGTCGCTGTAAAGGTTATAGGCAACCATCGCAGGACAAATTGTTTTTAAAGCAGGAGGCTTGGCAGCAGCAGCATACAACTGCGTCATTCCCTGATAGGAAAAGCCATACATCCCAACTTTGCCATTACTACCAGGTAAATTCGCCGCCCAATTTACCGTATCTTCGCCATCTTCAATTTCATGGACGAATAACTTAAATTCTCCCTCTGATGTGCCTCGCCCTCGCACGTCTTGAATGACGACAATATATCCACGGGCAGCATACCAAGTTGGATGGGCGTAGACTACAGTAGAAGCGATCGCCCTA
This DNA window, taken from Scytonema millei VB511283, encodes the following:
- a CDS encoding CocE/NonD family hydrolase, whose product is MLAVRPKKTVSMLTRVSEAKRSSRVRLDADVYYPDAEGEFPVLLMRQPYGRAIASTVVYAHPTWYAARGYIVVIQDVRGRGTSEGEFKLFVHEIEDGEDTVNWAANLPGSNGKVGMYGFSYQGMTQLYAAAAKPPALKTICPAMVAYNLYSDWVYEGGAFCLQTNLGWAIQLAAESARIQGDVAAHYTLYAAAQDISVYDRVPSLNECLRKFAPNAFYHEWLEHSQDDDYWQEISPQRYLQHVDLPMFHIGGWFDTYLRGTLRLYKDMSERSQYRQQLLVGPWAHLPWSRKVGAVDYGLEAVSPVDEMQIRWFDRFLKGLDTGLEAELPIRWFEMGANMWQAFPMISKSNQRSYFLSSTGLASIREDSGMLSESCPESYASDVFVHDPWRPVPALGGHAVVPAGSFERSQIDCRTDVLTYTTAPLTTDLHLAGEVMAEIWCSVDTPSHDLCAVVSEVHPNGSVYNLTQGYIHVASGQDRPLKMSLQATCVCIRKGNALRLSLSAACFPAYPMNPGTGSPLGSTRLMDAEVVTLRVECGGDRASRLLLPVVDSG